The proteins below come from a single Garra rufa chromosome 3, GarRuf1.0, whole genome shotgun sequence genomic window:
- the snx1b gene encoding sorting nexin-1 has product MSGSCGRNPPPFPDNEDQEAELDSRVLDSDEDDDEGEDIFTGARSKPITPTSAPDEGDIFSEEGSYIRSDVHHATNGLHSDEELDLFTEATVELTLTNTTSQGRREIIGPTASACNTTHVPNSILKPSIVTKTMEELEEEDSGDQFELNVAVTNPEKIGDGMNAYMSYKVSTQTTLPMFLNKTFSVRRRFSDFLGLYEKISAKHSLLGCIIPPPPQKSVVGMTKVKVGKEDSSSAEFVEKRRAALERYLQRVVAHPSLLQDPDVREFLERDELPRAVNTQTLSGPGLLKMINRASDAVNKMTIKMNESDNWFESKLQEVENEEQLLRRLHAAVDSLVNHRKELCSNTAVFSKSVAMLGSVEENSALSRALSQLAEVEDKMEQLHQQQAFSDFFILAELLADYVRLLGAVRCCFEQRMKVWQRLQEAQSTLQKKREAEAKLLWANKPEKLQQAKDDINEWESKVSQYERDFERVTCTVRKEVLRFEKEKVRDFKQHIVKYLESLLHTQHRLVKCWEAFLPEAKAIA; this is encoded by the exons ATGTCAGGCAGCTGCGGGCGGAATCCTCCTCCTTTCCCTGATAATGAAGATCAGGAGGCTGAATTAGACAGTCGAGTGCTGGACAGCGACGAGGATGATGATGAAGGCGAGGACATATTCACCGGCGCGAGA AGTAAACCGATCACACCCACATCAGCTCCTGATGAAGGCGATATCTTCAGTGAGGAGGGCTCGTACATCAGGAGCGATGTCCATCACGCCACTAATGGCCTTCACTCTGATGAAGAGCTGGATCTGTTCACTG AGGCCACTGTAGAACTGACGCTCACCAACACCACTAGTCAAGGCAGGAGAGAGATTATTGGCCCGACTGCATCAGCTTGCAACACCACACATGTTCCTAATTCTATACTCAAACCCAGCATTGTCACCAAGACCATGGAGGAG TTGGAGGAGGAAGACAGTGGAGACCAGTTTGAGCTGAACGTCGCAGTCACTAATCCAGAGAAAATTG GAGATGGCATGAATGCCTACATGTCTTATAAAGTGTCAACTCAG ACTACACTGCCCATGTTCCTTAATAAGACGTTCTCCGTGCGTCGACGTTTCAGTGATTTTCTGGGACTTTATGAGAAGATATCAGCCAAACACTCCCTGCTGGGGTGCATTATCCCACCTCCACCTCAGAAGAGTGTAGTGG GAATGACTAAAGTGAAGGTAGGAAAGGAGGATTCATCCTCAGCGGAGTTTGTGGAAAAGAGGCGAGCAGCACTGGAGAG GTATCTACAGAGAGTAGTGGCTCATCCATCTCTGTTGCAGGACCCGGATGTTCGAGAATTTTTAGAGAGAGATGAG tTGCCCAGGGCAGTGAATACTCAGACTTTAAGTGGACCTGGCCTCCTAAAGATGATAAACAGAGCATCAGATGCAGTGAATAAGATGactattaaaatgaatgaatcaGATAAT tggTTTGAGAGTAAGCTGCAGGAAGTGGAGAATGAGGAACAGCTACTAAGGAGGCTTCATGCTGCTGTTGACTCATTAGTAAACCACAGGAAAG AGTTGTGTAGTAACACAGCGGTGTTTAGTAAGAGTGTGGCCATGCTGGGCAGTGTGGAGGAGAACTCTGCATTGTCTCGTGCGCTGTCACAGCTGGCGGAAGTGGAGGATAAGATGGAGCAGCTGCATCAGCAACAGGCCTTCAGCGATTTCTTCATCCTCGCCGAGCTCCTGGCTGACTACGTCAGACTGTTGGGTGCAGTGAGG TGCTGTTTTGAGCAGAGGATGAAAGTGTGGCAGCGTCTACAGGAAGCTCAGAGCACACTGCAGAAGAAACGAGAGGCTGAGGCCAAACTGCTTTGGGCGAACAAACCAGAGAAGCTCCAGCAGGCTAAAGATGACATAAATGAG TGGGAGTCTAAAGTCAGCCAGTATGAGAGAGATTTTGAAAGAGTCACCTGTACTGTGCGCAAAGAAGTGCTCAGATTTGAG AAAGAGAAAGTCAGAGATTTCAAACAGCACATAGTGAAATACCTGGAGTCCCTGCTTCACACACAGCATAGG CTGGTGAAGTGCTGGGAGGCCTTCCTGCCTGAGGCCAAAGCCATCGCCTGA
- the LOC141331114 gene encoding lysosomal acid phosphatase-like has protein sequence MDSCLLIFAFLFAFSLSSGERTLKFVTVLYRHGDRSPVEAYPNDPYKESDWPQGFGQLSQEGMKQHFELGQFLKKRYAGFLSKDYDRHEIFIRSTDVDRTLMSAQANLAGMFPPSGSNMFNPDLKWQPIPVHTVSMDEEKLLSFPLGDCPRYTQLMNETEKTDIFVNMSETYKDFVEMVRNKAGLKKASIDTVWRVYDTLFSEAKHGKRPPDWVTPSVMEKLEVLNNFDLQIMFGVYNRTEKCRLQGGLLLDQIIKNLTNAADSKQKVKMIVYSAHDTTIVALQEALNVFNGLQPLYASCHLIELHQEENGVFSVEMFYRNDTNVSEPYPVSLPDCSQRCPLQDFVNLTREVIPQDRNKECQIKLGTHVKIINLGTHLMRIKHLLGKKKM, from the exons ATGGATTCCTGTCTTCTGATCTTCGCTTTTCTCTTCGCTTTCAGTCTTTCCAGTGGAGAAAGGACGCTCAAGTTTGTCACTGTG CTTTATCGTCATGGGGACAGATCTCCAGTTGAGGCCTATCCAAATGATCCCTATAAGGAGAGTGACTGGCCCCAGGGTTTTGGACAGCTCtctcag GAGGGAATGAAGCAACACTTCGAACTGGGTCAGTTTTTAAAGAAACGCTATGCAGGATTCCTGAGTAAGGACTATGATCGGCATGAG ATATTTATCAGAAGTACAGATGTTGACCGGACTCTAATGAGTGCACAAGCAAACCTGGCTGGCATGTTCCCACCCAGTGGTTCTAACATGTTTAATCCAGATTTGAAATGGCAACCAATTCCTGTTCACACTGTCTCAATGGATGAAGAGAAG CTGCTCTCATTCCCTCTGGGTGACTGTCCACGTTACACACAGTTAATGAACGAGACTGAAAAAACAGACATTTTTGTTAACATGTCTGAAACCTACAAG GACTTCGTAGAGATGGTAAGAAATAAAGCAGGACTGAAGAAAGCCAGCATTGACACTGTTTGGCGCGTGTATGACACATTGTTCAGTGAG GCAAAACATGGGAAGCGACCACCTGACTGGGTTACTCCAAGCGTGATGGAGAAACTAGAGGTGTTAAACAACTTTGATTTACAGATTATGTTTGGAGTCTACAACAGAACGGAAAAGTGCAGACTTCAGGGAG GCCTGCTGTTAGATCAGATCATTAAGAATCTCACAAATGCAGCAGACTCTAAACAGAAAGTAAAGATGATCGTATACTCAGCG CATGACACAACGATTGTAGCCCTGCAAGAAGCTCTGAATGTTTTTAATGGCCTGCAGCCACTTTATGCCTCATGTCATCTAATTGAACTTCACCAAGAAGAGAACGG GGTGTTTTCAGTGGAGATGTTTTATCGCAATGACACTAATGTTTCTGAGCCGTATCCTGTGTCTTTACCGGACTGTTCCCAACGCTGCCCCCTACAGGACTTTGTGAACCTTACACGTGAAGTTATACCACAAGACAGGAATAAAGAGTGTCAGATAAAGCTGGGTACACACGTCAAGATAATCAATCTGGGTACACACCTCATGAGAATTAAGCATCTTTTGGGCAAAAAAAAGATGTGA